Proteins from one Panicum virgatum strain AP13 chromosome 7K, P.virgatum_v5, whole genome shotgun sequence genomic window:
- the LOC120640955 gene encoding extensin-3-like, which translates to MSTTSMRGIALLVALAAALASCCGASSPHRAFPPAEAPAQAPNAEAPLTGCHGTEHGKCHPHELAPAEPPSFHGSPDHKHHGHRGHHRHHHRDHHEAPPSPSPSHHPPPPPHHHVPPPHSPPPTHHSPPPPSHHAPPPAAHYAPSPSHHAPPPHSLPHAPPPPHHHAPPPHSLPHAPLPPHHHAPPPHFPPPTYHSPPPPSHHAPPPRAHYAPPPHSLPHAPLPPHHHAPPPHFPPPTHHSPPPPSHYAPLPPAHYTPPLSHHAPPPHSPPHAPHAPPPPAHYSPPPHFSPPAHHTPPPPPHHSSSPPAHHLPPPPPSRYPPHVPAPPPHKQSPPPPSHGKAPPPHGHRKFLPPMRSPYSAIAPSPADYSAIPPSEQAPKLPYHAAPSNAPLPGQNGASPPWYV; encoded by the coding sequence ATGAGCACCACAAGCATGAGGGGCATCGCCCTCCTCGTCGCTCTTGCTGCTGCGCTCGCCTCGTGCTGCGGCGCCTCGTCGCCGCACCGTGCCTTTCCGCCGGCGGAAGCACCAGCTCAGGCACCCAATGCCGAGGCGCCGCTGACAGGGTGCCATGGCACCGAGCACGGGAAGTGTCACCCCCATGAGTTGGCGCCGGCAGAACCACCGTCATTCCACGgctcacctgaccacaagcacCATGGCCATCGTGGCCACCATCGCCATCACCACCGCGACCACCATGAAGCTCCGCCAAGCCCCTCCCCGTCTCACCACCCTCCACCGCCCCCTCACCACCACGTGCCGCCACCCCATTCCCCACCCCCTACACATCATTCACCGCCACCACCTTCTCACCATGCTCCACCGCCCGCTGCTCACTACGCGCCATCGCCTTCTCACCACGCGCCACCGCCTCATTCCCTACCCCATGCGCCACCGCCCCCTCACCACCACGCGCCACCGCCTCATTCCCTACCCCATGCGCCACTGCCCCCTCACCACCATGCGCCACCACCCCATTTCCCACCCCCTACATATCATTCACCGCCACCACCTTCTCACCATGCTCCACCGCCCCGTGCTCACTACGCGCCACCGCCTCATTCCCTACCCCATGCGCCACTGCCCCCTCACCACCATGCGCCACCACCCCATTTCCCACCCCCTACACATCATTCACCGCCACCACCTTCTCACTATGCTCCACTGCCCCCTGCTCACTACACGCCACCGCTTTCTCACCATGCGCCACCGCCTCATTCCCCACCCCATGCTCCCCATGCGCCACCGCCCCCTGCTCACTACTCGCCACCACCTCATTTTTCACCCCCTGCCCAccacacaccaccaccaccacctcaccACTCGTCGTCACCCCCAGCACACCACTTGCCACCCCCACCTCCATCCCGCTACCCACCGCATGTCCCAGCACCTCCACCGCACAAGCAGTCGCCGCCACCACCTTCTCATGGCAAGGCGCCGCCACCGCATGGTCATAGGAAATTCCTGCCACCAATGCGTTCACCATATTCAGCTATAGCACCCTCACCTGCTGATTACAGTGCCATCCCACCATCTGAGCAAGCTCCCAAGCTCCCATACCATGCAGCCCCTAGTAACGCGCCTCTGCCAGGTCAAAATGGAGCATCACCTCCGTGGTATGTTTGA
- the LOC120640954 gene encoding extensin-like isoform X1, with protein MGGKAALLLALVAVSLAVEIHADAGYGYGGGYGPTPTPATPTPKPEKPPKGGKPPKEHGPKPEKPPKGEKPPKEHKPPSYTPSPKPTPPTYTPTPKPAPPTPKPTPPTYTPTPKPTPPTYTPTPKPPATKPPTPKPTPPTYTPSPKPTPPTYTPTPKPPATKPPTYTPTPKPTPPTYAPKPKPPTKPPTYTPTPKPTPPTYTPSPKPKPTPPTYTPSPKPKPTPTPTPKPTPPTYTPSPKPKPTPTPTPKPTPPTYTPTPKPTPPTYKPAPKPTPPTYKPAPKPTPPVSYTPSPPPPYYK; from the coding sequence ATGGGTGGCAAGGCAGCTCTGCTGCTGGCCCTGGTGGCCGTGAGCCTGGCCGTCGAGATCCACGCCGACGCCGGCTacggctacggcggcggctaCGGGCCGACGCCCACGCCGGCGACCCCGACCCCGAAGCCGGAGAAGCCACCCAAGGGCGGCAAGCCGCCCAAGGAGCACGGCCCCAAGCCTGAGAAGCCACCCAAGGGCGAGAAGCCGCCCAAGGAGCACAAGCCTCCCAGCTACACCCCGAGCCCGAAGCCGACGCCGCCCACGTACACTCCCACTCCCAAGCCCGCTCCGCCGACGCCCAAGCCCACGCCGCCCACCTACACTCCCACGCCCAAGCCCACGCCGCCGACGTACACCCCGACGCCCAAGCCGCCGGCGACCAAGCCGCCGACGCCCAAGCCAACACCGCCGACGTACACTCCCTCGCCCAAGCCCACGCCGCCGACGTACACTCCGACGCCCAAGCCGCCGGCGACCAAGCCGCCGACCTACACCCCGACGCCCAAGCCCACTCCGCCGACCTACGCCCCAAAGCCGAAGCCGCCGACCAAGCCGCCTACCTACACCCCCACGCCCAAGCCCACTCCCCCGACCTACACGCCgtcgccgaagccgaagcccACGCCGCCAACCTATACCCCgtcgccgaagccgaagccgacccccacccccacccccaagcCGACACCTCCGACCTACACCCCgtcgccgaagccgaagccgacgCCCACCCCAACCCCCAAGCCGACTCCTCCGACCTACACGCCGACCCCCAAGCCGACGCCGCCGACCTACAAGCCTGCTCCCAAGCCGACGCCGCCGACCTACAAGCCGGCTCCCAAACCGACGCCGCCGGTGTCCTACACccccagcccgccgccgccctactaCAAGTGA
- the LOC120640954 gene encoding extensin-like isoform X2: MGGKAALLLALVAVSLAVEIHADAGYGYGGGYGPTPTPATPTPKPEKPPKGGKPPKEHGPKPEKPPKGEKPPKEHKPPSYTPSPKPTPPTYTPTPKPTPPTYTPTPKPPATKPPTPKPTPPTYTPSPKPTPPTYTPTPKPPATKPPTYTPTPKPTPPTYAPKPKPPTKPPTYTPTPKPTPPTYTPSPKPKPTPPTYTPSPKPKPTPTPTPKPTPPTYTPSPKPKPTPTPTPKPTPPTYTPTPKPTPPTYKPAPKPTPPTYKPAPKPTPPVSYTPSPPPPYYK, from the exons ATGGGTGGCAAGGCAGCTCTGCTGCTGGCCCTGGTGGCCGTGAGCCTGGCCGTCGAGATCCACGCCGACGCCGGCTacggctacggcggcggctaCGGGCCGACGCCCACGCCGGCGACCCCGACCCCGAAGCCGGAGAAGCCACCCAAGGGCGGCAAGCCGCCCAAGGAGCACGGCCCCAAGCCTGAGAAGCCACCCAAGGGCGAGAAGCCGCCCAAGGAGCACAAGCCTCCCAGCTACACCCCGAGCCCGAAGCCG ACGCCGCCCACCTACACTCCCACGCCCAAGCCCACGCCGCCGACGTACACCCCGACGCCCAAGCCGCCGGCGACCAAGCCGCCGACGCCCAAGCCAACACCGCCGACGTACACTCCCTCGCCCAAGCCCACGCCGCCGACGTACACTCCGACGCCCAAGCCGCCGGCGACCAAGCCGCCGACCTACACCCCGACGCCCAAGCCCACTCCGCCGACCTACGCCCCAAAGCCGAAGCCGCCGACCAAGCCGCCTACCTACACCCCCACGCCCAAGCCCACTCCCCCGACCTACACGCCgtcgccgaagccgaagcccACGCCGCCAACCTATACCCCgtcgccgaagccgaagccgacccccacccccacccccaagcCGACACCTCCGACCTACACCCCgtcgccgaagccgaagccgacgCCCACCCCAACCCCCAAGCCGACTCCTCCGACCTACACGCCGACCCCCAAGCCGACGCCGCCGACCTACAAGCCTGCTCCCAAGCCGACGCCGCCGACCTACAAGCCGGCTCCCAAACCGACGCCGCCGGTGTCCTACACccccagcccgccgccgccctactaCAAGTGA